The Scytonema hofmannii PCC 7110 genome has a segment encoding these proteins:
- a CDS encoding plasmid mobilization protein — translation MADNPTKRTKSIKVYVFDDEKIAIENKATATGVTASEYLRSCGLRRVLTTKPSADLITIRATVGTLKSELMMLKHLAVETNNQQIINQVEIAIALADKTIAAAFNLDTPNTSPSTQDK, via the coding sequence ATGGCAGATAATCCCACCAAACGAACCAAGTCTATCAAGGTGTACGTTTTTGATGACGAGAAAATCGCTATTGAGAATAAAGCCACTGCTACGGGGGTAACCGCATCTGAGTACCTACGCTCATGTGGCTTGAGACGAGTCTTGACAACCAAACCATCTGCTGATTTGATAACCATACGTGCTACTGTAGGAACTCTCAAAAGCGAACTGATGATGCTTAAGCACTTGGCAGTCGAGACAAATAACCAGCAAATTATTAACCAAGTGGAAATTGCGATCGCACTCGCGGATAAGACCATTGCAGCTGCCTTTAACTTGGACACCCCAAACACATCTCCCTCAACCCAAGATAAGTAA
- a CDS encoding HNH endonuclease — MEAQPPSQQSQILQNSVVVFSKNYLPLARINIKRAIVLLVTGQAESLDFSSTKLWQVRSPSIVLQVPEHIRLTVGNPERHWKVPPVNRREVLKRDNHTCQYCGSIKHLTLDHVIPRSKGGQHSWDNVVIACEKCNLTKGNCLPHEVGMVLKTKPKAPIHPAVAFAEQFWSTQRLAENE, encoded by the coding sequence ATGGAAGCTCAACCACCAAGTCAGCAATCACAAATACTACAAAATTCAGTTGTAGTGTTCTCCAAGAACTACTTGCCACTTGCACGCATTAATATTAAACGAGCAATCGTGCTGTTAGTCACAGGTCAAGCAGAATCGTTAGATTTTAGCAGCACCAAGCTCTGGCAAGTTCGCTCTCCCAGTATCGTACTACAAGTGCCTGAACACATTCGTCTAACGGTTGGCAATCCAGAACGGCACTGGAAAGTCCCTCCTGTAAACCGTCGTGAAGTGTTGAAGCGAGACAACCACACCTGCCAGTACTGCGGTAGTATCAAACATCTAACGCTCGACCACGTAATTCCCCGCTCCAAGGGTGGACAGCACAGTTGGGATAACGTGGTAATTGCGTGTGAGAAGTGCAACTTAACCAAGGGCAATTGCTTACCTCATGAAGTTGGAATGGTACTGAAAACTAAACCCAAAGCACCAATTCACCCAGCAGTTGCATTTGCCGAACAGTTCTGGAGCACACAACGCCTAGCTGAGAACGAGTAA